From a region of the Dunckerocampus dactyliophorus isolate RoL2022-P2 chromosome 20, RoL_Ddac_1.1, whole genome shotgun sequence genome:
- the lipea gene encoding lipase, hormone-sensitive a yields MSVLRYASRPAAHMILSSVLRAGCHSPTPRKNMPVASDMDFKVVFAALEETCEENISAFSAPSDLLYGDVTQRLVVCMKQIQEHGRVLEPMVSSFTAVYHHFDFDAQTPGNGYRSLIKVLLSCLVHIIQKARYIASNHRSTFFRADHNVSEMEAYCSALCQLRSLFYLAKRLINDNDLGQLYSLQDRELSHKFVQEYSSMHKACFYGRCLGFQFSPSLRPFLQTVVISMVSYGETYGKQQSGLGLAALSLLTSGKYVIDPELRGAEFERITQNLDMQFWKSFWNVTESGFLTGFSRIASYPVQVNLTLTLPPVPLRLPLVSDPSLFANVSPPLAHWGPGPVHLRLISHEIRQGQDSEELLSFSSIDPPPVSASRLPWVHSQPQSPCLLIHFHGGGFVAQTSRSHENYLRSWSKQLNVPVLSVDYSLSPEAPFPRALEECFYAYCWALKNCHLLGSTAERVCLAGDSAGGNLCITVSMKAMTCGIRVPDGIMVAYPATLLTTDASPSRLLTLIDPLLPLGVLAKCLNAYAGVDSQVVQAAVGDNSLSALGRDTTTLLNDLTQGAANWLQSLLDPMQPTSVTRLQSSRHKESRITDTRRMLNHNSSPTNSQGHLDYPDGFEPLRSQCLAFVQPITCPIIRNPFVSPLLAPESLLRGLPPVHIVASALDALLDDSVMFAKKLRDMGQPVSLTVVEDLPHGFLSLAQLSKETEVAVEVCLTKMREVFQQ; encoded by the exons ATGAGCGTGCTTCGCTATGCTAGCAGGCCAGCGGCTCACATGATCTTATCCAGCGTTCTGCGGGCGGGCTGTCACTCACCGACTCCGAGGAAGAACATGCCTGTCG CCTCCGACATGGATTTCAAAGTGGTGTTTGCAGCCTTGGAGGAAACGTGTGAAGAgaacatttctgctttttctgcACCCTCGGATCTTCTCTACGGCGACGTTACCCAGCGCTTGGTGGTGTGCATGAAACAAATTCAGGAGCACGGTCGAGTCCTTGAACCTATGGTCTCCAGTTTTACTGCCGTCTACCACCATTTCGACTTCGATGCACAAACACCAGGAAATGGGTATCGCTCCCTGATCAAG GTTTTACTGTCTTGCCTCGTTCACATCATACAAAAGGCCCGCTACATTGCCTCAAATCACAGGAGCACCTTCTTCAGAGCAGACCACAACGTGTCAGAGATGGAGGCGTACTGCAGCGCACTGTGCCAGCTGCGTTCACTCTTCTACCTGGCCAAGCGTCTCATCAACGACAATGACTTAGGCCAGTTGTACTCCCTGCAAGACCGCGAATTGAGCCACAAATTTGTGCAGGAGTACAGCTCCATGCACAAAGCCTGTTTCTATGGCCGGTGCCTGGGCTTTCAG TTTTCACCAAGTCTTCGTCCATTCCTGCAGACTGTTGTCATAAGCATGGTCTCATATGGTGAGACATATGGTAAACAGCAATCAGGTCTAG GTTTGGCGGCCCTGTCTCTCCTCACATCAGGAAAATACGTCATTGATCCGGAGCTGCGCGGCGCAGAGTTTGAACGCATCACTCAAAACCTCGACATGCAGTTTTGGAAGTCATTCTGGAATGTCACAGAGTCAGGATTTTTAACA GGTTTCAGCAGAATAGCCTCTTACCCTGTACAGGTGAACCTGACTCTGACGCTGCCCCCTGTCCCTTTACGCCTCCCCCTGGTGTCTGACCCCAGTCTGTTTGCTAATGTGTCACCTCCACTGGCTCACTGGGGCCCCGGGCCAGTTCACTTGCGTCTGATATCCCACGAGATTCGGCAAGGACAG gacAGTGAGGAGCTGTTGTCTTTTTCAAGCATTGATCCTCCCCCTGTCTCTGCCTCTCGTCTCCCGTGGGTGCACAGCCAACCTCAATCCCCGTGCCTGCTCATCCACTTCCACGGAGGAGGCTTCGTGGCCCAGACTTCAAGGTCACACGAA AATTATCTGCGAAGCTGGTCGAAGCAGTTGAATGTTCCCGTCCTCTCTGTGGACTACTCTCTGTCACCTGAAGCGCCCTTTCCCAGAGCTCTAGAGGAATGTTTCTACGCTTACTGCTGGGCTTTGAAAAACTGCCACCTGCTTG GTTCCACAGCAGAGCGAGTCTGTCTGGCAGGAGACAGCGCTGGGGGCAACCTCTGCATCACTGTGTCCATGAAGGCCATGACATGCGGCATCCGTGTCCCTGACGGCATCATGGTGGCCTACCCCGCCACCTTGCTCACCACAGACGCCTCGCCCTCGCGCCTGCTCACACTCATTGACCCACTTTTACCTTTGGGTGTGCTTGCAAAGTGCCTCAACGCCTATGCAG GTGTAGACTCACAGGTGGTGCAGGCTGCTGTGGGAGACAACAGTCTGAGCGCTCTGGGCAGAGACACCACCACACTGCTCAATGACCTCACTCAGGGAGCCGCCAACTGGCTCCAGTCCTTACTGGACCCCATGCAGCCCACAAGTGTCACCCGCTTACAGTCATCAAGGCATAAAGAGTCTAGAATCACGGACACACGCAGGATGTTAAACCACAACTCATCACCCACGAACTCACAAGGTCATCTGGATTACCCAGATGGCTTTGAGCCCCTGCGCTCCCAATGCCTCGCGTTTGTTCAGCCCATAACCTGCCCCATCATCAGGAACCCGTTTGTATCACCGCTCCTGGCTCCTGAAAGCCTGCTGCGCGGCCTGCCGCCTGTTCACATAGTG